In Vibrio coralliilyticus, the following are encoded in one genomic region:
- a CDS encoding dCMP deaminase family protein gives MISKWAQRFYQMAVLVGSWSKDPSTQVGAVITKQNRIVSVGFNGYPHGISDSAMTDDREMKYLKTLHAEENAILFAKRDLDGCEIWVTHFPCPNCAAKIIQTGISAVHCPEQTDDFLSRWGDKIKISQEMFLQAGVKVNWLPLEDLKDNL, from the coding sequence ATGATTTCTAAATGGGCACAACGCTTTTACCAAATGGCTGTTCTTGTCGGCTCATGGAGTAAAGATCCTTCCACTCAGGTCGGTGCTGTCATCACAAAACAAAATCGTATCGTTTCTGTTGGATTTAATGGCTATCCACATGGCATTTCTGATAGTGCCATGACCGATGACAGAGAGATGAAATACCTCAAAACGCTACACGCAGAAGAAAATGCAATCCTATTCGCTAAACGCGACTTAGACGGCTGTGAAATTTGGGTGACACACTTCCCTTGCCCTAATTGCGCTGCCAAAATTATCCAGACTGGCATCTCCGCGGTTCATTGCCCAGAGCAAACAGATGATTTCCTATCTCGCTGGGGTGACAAGATCAAAATCAGCCAAGAAATGTTTCTCCAAGCCGGTGTGAAAGTAAACTGGTTACCGCTGGAAGATTTAAAGGACAACCTGTAG
- a CDS encoding cytosine deaminase: MTKILIKNAKLQDQEGLKQILIENGQFQQILDNDIAVNHSGDILDAEGGLAVAPFCEPHIHLDTTQTAGEPSWNISGTLFEGIERWAERKEMLSVEDVKARAKQTLKWQIANGVQHVRTHIDVSDPTLVALKAMVEVREEMKEWVEIQIVAFPQEGILSYPNGKELLEEAVRLGADVIGAIPHFEFTREYGVESLHYVFELARKYNRLIDVHCDEIDDEQSRFVETLAALAHKYEMGDKVTASHTTAMGSYNGAYASRLFRLLRMSGINFVANPLVNIHLQGRFDEYPKRRGVTRVKEMLNANINVCFGHDDVFDPWYPLGTANMLQVLHMGLHVCQVMGYDQINNSLDLISTNSARTLNIQDRYGVEEGKPGNLLILPAENGFDAVRRQVPVRYSVRHGKVIAQTQPAVTSIHLESEESITFRR, translated from the coding sequence ATGACTAAGATATTGATCAAAAATGCAAAACTACAAGATCAAGAAGGATTGAAACAGATCCTGATTGAAAATGGTCAATTTCAACAGATCCTAGATAACGACATTGCTGTTAATCACTCTGGTGACATTTTAGATGCAGAAGGTGGACTCGCCGTTGCGCCATTTTGCGAGCCTCACATCCACTTGGACACAACTCAGACAGCGGGAGAGCCGAGCTGGAATATTTCCGGTACACTGTTCGAAGGCATTGAACGCTGGGCTGAGCGCAAAGAAATGCTGTCTGTGGAAGACGTTAAAGCTCGTGCAAAACAGACTCTTAAATGGCAAATTGCCAACGGTGTTCAACACGTTCGTACTCACATTGACGTATCGGACCCGACGCTTGTCGCTTTGAAGGCGATGGTTGAAGTGCGTGAAGAGATGAAGGAATGGGTCGAGATTCAGATCGTCGCGTTCCCACAGGAAGGTATTCTCTCCTACCCTAATGGTAAAGAATTACTCGAAGAAGCGGTAAGGCTTGGCGCTGATGTTATTGGTGCGATTCCACATTTCGAATTTACACGAGAATATGGTGTTGAATCTCTACACTATGTTTTCGAACTGGCAAGAAAATATAACCGCTTGATTGATGTGCACTGTGACGAAATTGACGACGAACAATCTCGCTTTGTCGAGACCCTCGCCGCCCTCGCGCACAAATATGAAATGGGAGATAAAGTAACAGCTAGTCACACAACAGCGATGGGGTCCTACAACGGCGCTTATGCGTCGAGGCTTTTCCGCTTGCTAAGAATGTCAGGCATTAACTTCGTCGCTAACCCACTCGTCAATATCCACTTACAAGGACGCTTCGATGAGTATCCAAAACGGCGCGGAGTCACTCGAGTTAAAGAAATGCTCAACGCTAATATCAACGTGTGTTTCGGCCATGATGATGTGTTTGATCCTTGGTATCCATTAGGCACCGCAAATATGCTTCAAGTGCTTCATATGGGACTGCACGTATGCCAAGTAATGGGCTATGATCAAATCAACAACTCCCTTGATTTGATCAGTACCAACTCAGCTCGTACTTTGAATATCCAAGATAGATACGGTGTCGAAGAAGGTAAGCCAGGAAACTTATTAATTCTACCCGCTGAAAACGGCTTTGATGCCGTTCGCCGTCAAGTTCCAGTCCGTTACTCAGTACGTCACGGAAAAGTCATCGCACAAACTCAACCTGCGGTTACGTCGATCCATTTGGAGAGTGAAGAAAGCATAACTTTCCGTCGTTAG
- a CDS encoding HlyD family secretion protein — translation MLEGLAVWALFIYLLRLVGMPWNTATKSFAYLGGVSWLMFVWVGLINYTPMDLSGGSVVQSPHIQLRPDSPNVTGKVDKIYIEPNQKVKKGQLIYEIDPTQYQIAYNQAKVEEESAMVELEVAFEDVSISQATYESMVQDLETTESQLAAAKADYSLQNKMLKRYREQNRVVNNTITASDIDKQETAVTKARHNVSTIESKLKAKQVDTEKAKLAIAKSELAVKSKHADWKKSQEKLAKAKWELNSTKVYAPADGFVTNFILREGQRVSMLPRLQMYTDEKYVLMRVNHQAIRNVKLGHSAEFSSSVYPGKIFSAQVEGIVEATGESQSNLLGLDESVRVTTGKNVQNKHHFVRLKIEEAEGYDIPVGSVGLAWVSGDKPIGFMAFLDVIRGIIIRMKSQLYYFYSI, via the coding sequence ATGTTAGAAGGTTTAGCTGTCTGGGCGCTTTTTATTTATCTGCTAAGACTGGTGGGTATGCCCTGGAATACCGCGACCAAGTCATTCGCCTATTTAGGTGGCGTTTCTTGGCTGATGTTTGTTTGGGTCGGTTTGATCAACTATACGCCAATGGATCTATCTGGCGGTTCGGTGGTGCAATCCCCTCATATCCAGTTACGCCCCGATTCTCCTAACGTAACAGGTAAAGTCGACAAGATTTACATTGAACCCAACCAAAAGGTAAAGAAAGGCCAACTGATTTACGAGATCGACCCGACTCAATACCAAATCGCCTATAACCAAGCGAAAGTAGAAGAAGAGTCCGCGATGGTGGAGCTTGAAGTGGCATTTGAGGATGTTTCAATTTCACAAGCAACGTACGAGTCAATGGTTCAGGATTTGGAGACTACAGAAAGCCAACTTGCTGCTGCCAAAGCCGATTACAGTTTGCAGAACAAAATGTTAAAGCGTTACAGAGAGCAAAACCGTGTCGTGAATAACACCATCACTGCGAGCGATATTGATAAGCAGGAAACAGCCGTCACTAAGGCACGACACAACGTCTCAACCATAGAATCAAAGCTAAAAGCAAAACAGGTGGACACTGAAAAAGCCAAACTTGCTATCGCGAAATCAGAATTAGCGGTTAAATCTAAACATGCTGATTGGAAAAAGTCACAAGAGAAACTCGCAAAAGCAAAATGGGAGCTGAACAGCACCAAAGTTTATGCACCTGCAGATGGCTTTGTGACCAACTTCATCTTGCGCGAGGGGCAGCGTGTCTCAATGTTACCTAGGCTGCAAATGTACACAGATGAGAAATACGTGCTAATGCGTGTCAATCATCAGGCGATTCGCAATGTTAAACTAGGACACAGTGCTGAATTTTCTTCTTCAGTCTACCCAGGTAAGATCTTTTCTGCTCAAGTTGAGGGGATAGTTGAAGCCACGGGAGAATCACAAAGCAACTTATTGGGCTTGGACGAATCGGTAAGAGTAACGACAGGAAAAAATGTACAAAATAAGCATCACTTCGTGCGCTTGAAAATAGAAGAAGCCGAGGGCTATGACATCCCCGTCGGTTCTGTTGGGCTCGCTTGGGTTAGCGGAGACAAACCAATCGGCTTTATGGCCTTCCTCGATGTTATCCGTGGCATCATCATTCGTATGAAGTCCCAGCTCTACTACTTCTATTCTATTTAG
- a CDS encoding TerC family protein translates to MLELFMQPETWVIFATLFALEVVLGVDNVVFISVLCERLPAHQRKLARNLGITLAVAARIVLVFSISWVMSLTHPVLEIMSTSFTGRDIIMIAGGAFLLLKSAKELWSWLVHSEATHSTHVRTGLAVVLLQIVAVDAVFSMDSVITAVGLTSEVPIMVAAILSSAVIMVLTAEKINHLVSRYPGFKTLALLFLVLLGGLLMAEGFAIHVNKGYVYFAMAFGLVLELCHIRLKKKQSVRIKRIRPFKLKAETVRS, encoded by the coding sequence ATGTTAGAACTTTTCATGCAACCCGAAACCTGGGTTATTTTCGCAACGTTATTCGCACTAGAGGTGGTACTCGGCGTCGATAATGTTGTGTTTATTTCCGTTCTTTGTGAACGACTTCCTGCACATCAGAGAAAGCTTGCTCGCAACCTAGGTATAACCCTAGCAGTGGCCGCGAGAATCGTGCTGGTCTTCTCTATATCGTGGGTTATGTCGTTGACACATCCAGTCTTGGAAATAATGTCTACGAGCTTTACTGGACGTGACATCATTATGATTGCTGGCGGCGCCTTCCTATTATTGAAAAGTGCAAAAGAGCTGTGGTCTTGGCTTGTACATAGCGAGGCAACGCATTCTACCCACGTTCGAACTGGGTTAGCAGTCGTACTATTACAGATTGTTGCTGTTGACGCGGTGTTCTCTATGGACTCTGTCATCACGGCGGTTGGTTTGACGAGTGAAGTCCCAATTATGGTAGCGGCTATTTTATCTTCGGCGGTGATTATGGTGTTAACAGCAGAGAAGATAAATCACCTTGTGAGCCGATACCCTGGGTTTAAAACATTGGCATTATTATTTTTAGTGCTGCTTGGCGGATTGTTGATGGCAGAAGGTTTTGCTATCCACGTGAATAAGGGATACGTCTATTTTGCAATGGCGTTTGGCTTAGTATTAGAACTGTGTCATATCCGACTCAAGAAAAAGCAATCGGTTCGAATAAAACGGATTCGGCCATTTAAGCTCAAAGCAGAAACCGTTAGGTCATAA
- the codB gene encoding cytosine permease: MSEDNNYSLGPVPTTARKGVISLTMVMLGLTFFSASMWTGGSLGTGLSFNDFILAVLIGNLILGIYTSFLGYIGSSTGLSTHLLARFSFGTKGSWLPSALLGGTQVGWFGVGVAMFAIPVQKATGIDTNTLIIVSGLLMTATVYFGIKALMVLSAIAVPAIAILGSYSVSMAVDSVGGFEQLKLIQPETPMDFSVALAMVVGSFVSAGTLTADFVRFGKKPAGAVLVTMIAFFIGNSLMFVFGASGAAATGMADISDVMIAQGLLLPAIIVLGLNIWTTNENALYASGLGFSNITGRSSTMMSIINGIVGTIFALWLYNNFVGWLTFLSTAIPPIGGVIIADFLMNRKRYQNFTTTEFKDVNWAGIVAVAVGVAAGKFIPGVVPINAVLGGALCYVVLNPLLNKKTLDTQSA; this comes from the coding sequence ATGTCCGAAGATAACAACTACAGTCTGGGACCCGTTCCAACAACAGCCAGAAAAGGCGTCATCTCACTCACGATGGTGATGTTAGGCTTAACCTTTTTCTCCGCAAGCATGTGGACAGGAGGCTCACTCGGTACCGGCCTTTCATTTAATGACTTTATTCTCGCAGTCCTAATTGGCAATCTTATCCTCGGTATTTACACTTCTTTCCTCGGCTACATCGGGTCTTCTACTGGTCTCTCCACTCACCTTCTCGCTCGATTCTCATTTGGAACTAAAGGCTCATGGCTTCCTTCAGCTTTACTTGGTGGCACACAGGTCGGTTGGTTTGGTGTAGGTGTTGCGATGTTCGCTATACCCGTTCAAAAAGCGACAGGCATTGATACCAATACATTGATCATTGTGTCCGGTCTTCTAATGACAGCGACGGTTTACTTTGGCATTAAAGCGCTGATGGTGCTTTCAGCGATTGCTGTTCCTGCTATTGCGATACTAGGCAGCTATTCAGTATCCATGGCCGTCGATAGCGTGGGTGGATTTGAACAACTCAAGCTTATTCAGCCAGAAACGCCTATGGATTTCTCTGTCGCACTAGCAATGGTCGTAGGCTCATTTGTCAGCGCAGGTACACTCACCGCAGATTTTGTTCGCTTTGGTAAAAAACCAGCTGGCGCCGTGCTGGTCACTATGATCGCCTTCTTTATCGGTAACTCACTAATGTTTGTCTTCGGCGCCTCAGGGGCAGCAGCGACGGGTATGGCAGATATTTCGGACGTCATGATTGCTCAAGGCCTACTACTACCTGCCATCATCGTACTTGGGCTCAATATCTGGACCACCAATGAAAATGCTTTATACGCTTCAGGGTTAGGCTTTTCTAACATCACCGGACGCTCAAGTACTATGATGTCTATTATCAACGGTATCGTGGGCACCATCTTCGCATTGTGGCTGTATAACAACTTTGTTGGCTGGCTAACGTTCCTATCGACTGCCATTCCGCCGATTGGTGGCGTCATCATTGCGGATTTCTTGATGAATAGAAAACGATACCAAAATTTCACTACGACAGAATTCAAAGACGTGAATTGGGCTGGTATTGTAGCAGTGGCAGTAGGTGTTGCAGCAGGTAAGTTTATACCTGGAGTTGTACCAATCAATGCCGTATTGGGAGGCGCACTGTGTTACGTCGTGCTCAACCCACTTTTAAACAAGAAAACACTCGACACGCAATCCGCGTAA
- a CDS encoding histidine ammonia-lyase, translated as MNPNRSLLLSTFTVALLSGCNSDDTNPTSTTANAVNVYSSAPNCNVQTGANACQFDKGVYVLSIGPNVSETQRARVQTQINNLTNWAHSDVQKQFAQKTLVIGVIEKEPTGSADYETFVLNLAQQVNTSSGIDGIELVYTNNGGGDETLKNTSYQKMLQLYDYYVDEDVLTTQGAEVTSAYQEFQRLLSLQTGATKLEYDPCNYGNGQLAANTCPAPDDKGDEDPIHTVSKDLNPGALLGSMYEYKVDPSLGTYPGELKPSFTATGDVASQDSNATDNPLNWTHRAFAPLNNFLNSWFFVNKK; from the coding sequence ATGAATCCTAACCGCTCTCTTCTTCTCTCGACGTTCACCGTCGCTTTACTATCTGGCTGTAACAGTGATGATACGAATCCAACATCAACAACGGCCAATGCCGTTAATGTCTACAGCTCAGCACCCAACTGCAATGTCCAGACTGGCGCAAATGCTTGCCAGTTCGATAAAGGCGTTTATGTCCTTAGCATTGGGCCAAATGTTTCTGAAACGCAGCGTGCTCGGGTACAAACCCAAATTAACAACCTGACTAACTGGGCGCACAGTGATGTGCAAAAACAATTCGCTCAAAAAACCTTGGTCATTGGCGTCATAGAAAAAGAGCCAACGGGCAGTGCTGATTATGAAACCTTCGTCCTTAATTTGGCTCAACAGGTCAACACCTCCTCTGGTATTGACGGTATTGAGCTTGTTTACACCAATAACGGCGGTGGTGACGAAACACTAAAAAACACCTCATACCAAAAGATGCTGCAGCTTTACGACTACTATGTCGATGAAGACGTGTTAACCACACAAGGCGCCGAAGTCACCAGTGCCTATCAAGAATTCCAGCGCCTTCTGTCATTGCAAACTGGCGCGACTAAGCTTGAATACGACCCATGTAACTACGGAAACGGTCAGCTCGCCGCCAATACATGCCCTGCCCCAGATGACAAAGGGGACGAAGACCCGATCCACACGGTCAGCAAGGATCTTAACCCAGGCGCTCTATTGGGTTCGATGTATGAATACAAAGTTGACCCAAGCCTAGGCACCTATCCCGGTGAGCTGAAACCTTCATTTACAGCAACCGGGGATGTGGCTAGCCAAGATTCAAACGCAACAGATAACCCTCTTAACTGGACGCATAGAGCGTTTGCGCCACTGAACAACTTCCTCAATAGCTGGTTTTTCGTCAATAAGAAGTAA
- a CDS encoding AraC family transcriptional regulator — protein MDKVRFMRVLGIRHIHQEARSRYQIDDGELVIPESAFRNPMTLIPMVEVNRWFEKLEDVTDNPDVILDINRDVDVGQIGVISHWLLSGSDLASTIRRVNYGFSSLQSGAFLSASLSGSLIKWAYRNPMIEPECKVHDSVRMAMALTKVLRTYLGQDFSPLRVQLSGSRESTAKYEAYFGCEVEWSHSSTEIWFHSELRLATKQQARLQKGRLAMNFADLDELLNMPDPEDEVKVIYEILNYSRHYGLPTVENVSSLLGLSVQQFQRRLRNLGMNFTTVSGYVLSNIAVEMMRHGIEIDDIAQRLGYQNIASFNRMFKKHRGLTPNQYVQRYYL, from the coding sequence ATGGATAAAGTGCGCTTTATGCGTGTGTTGGGAATTCGACATATTCATCAGGAAGCGAGGTCGCGCTACCAAATTGATGATGGCGAACTGGTGATTCCAGAATCCGCGTTTCGCAATCCGATGACGCTGATCCCAATGGTTGAAGTGAATCGCTGGTTTGAAAAATTAGAGGACGTTACTGATAATCCCGATGTGATTCTTGATATCAACCGTGATGTTGATGTTGGGCAGATAGGTGTTATTTCTCACTGGCTTCTTTCTGGTAGTGATCTCGCATCGACCATTCGACGTGTGAATTATGGATTTAGCAGTCTGCAAAGTGGGGCGTTTCTGTCTGCTTCCCTGAGTGGCTCATTGATCAAATGGGCGTATCGGAACCCGATGATCGAACCTGAATGTAAAGTTCACGACAGTGTTCGTATGGCGATGGCACTCACTAAGGTTTTACGTACTTATCTTGGTCAGGATTTTTCTCCACTCAGAGTACAACTGTCTGGTTCTCGCGAGAGTACAGCTAAATATGAAGCATATTTTGGCTGTGAGGTAGAATGGAGTCACTCGTCCACGGAGATATGGTTTCATTCGGAGCTGCGTTTAGCTACCAAGCAGCAAGCGAGGCTGCAGAAAGGGCGACTAGCGATGAATTTTGCTGACTTGGACGAATTGCTTAATATGCCTGACCCAGAAGATGAAGTGAAAGTGATTTATGAAATTCTAAACTACAGCCGCCATTATGGGCTGCCAACGGTAGAAAATGTTTCTAGCTTACTCGGGCTCTCAGTGCAGCAATTTCAACGTCGGTTGCGTAATCTAGGAATGAACTTCACCACTGTGAGTGGTTATGTTCTGAGTAACATTGCGGTAGAGATGATGCGTCATGGTATCGAGATTGACGATATTGCTCAACGCCTTGGATATCAGAATATCGCTAGCTTTAATCGCATGTTTAAAAAACATCGGGGTCTAACGCCAAACCAATACGTACAGCGTTACTACCTTTAG
- a CDS encoding porin has protein sequence MEIQQRSLLIIALISPPTIAQVQLTNELSLSGFGTFSAAKSDNNTPVFYGRDITHDWCFDCDSTLGLQLDWQLLPNLRSVLQGLKRPQDAFSSPTLERAFLEYSAADHRIKVGRLRSPMFIMSEYYYVSSTYPWLRLPVDVYGGQLGITHFEGTSVELNYEFLNQFYLSLTPFYALANEEEYELYGQSFTLDVKSAYGLGADFYFEDSQLHLSYTDVEAQQTFTNQHEIFFNIHLFSLGVSHTINAWHFQAETLLSNELYSNWYAGVDYRLSKWTPYIQYGQSRKSKMSNSYLFGVRYDFTPQINTSLECQRIEGQKNVISGQFTQPQNSSDTFASKVDLISIGLSFTF, from the coding sequence ATGGAGATTCAACAAAGATCCTTACTGATAATCGCACTGATAAGCCCCCCTACCATAGCCCAAGTGCAACTCACTAATGAGTTAAGCCTGAGCGGCTTTGGTACCTTTTCTGCAGCCAAGAGTGACAACAATACTCCCGTGTTTTATGGCCGAGATATTACGCATGACTGGTGTTTTGACTGCGATAGCACACTAGGTTTACAGTTAGATTGGCAACTGCTTCCAAACCTACGATCCGTACTACAAGGCCTCAAACGTCCCCAAGATGCTTTCTCTTCGCCAACACTCGAAAGGGCCTTTCTCGAGTACTCCGCGGCAGATCATCGAATCAAGGTAGGTCGACTCCGTTCCCCCATGTTTATCATGTCTGAGTATTACTATGTTTCAAGCACTTACCCTTGGTTACGTCTTCCCGTAGATGTGTATGGTGGGCAGCTTGGCATTACCCATTTTGAAGGCACGTCTGTTGAACTAAATTACGAGTTTCTTAATCAATTTTATCTCAGCCTGACACCATTTTATGCATTAGCTAACGAGGAGGAATATGAACTATATGGGCAGTCTTTCACCTTGGATGTTAAAAGTGCTTATGGCCTTGGTGCCGACTTCTACTTTGAAGACAGCCAACTTCATCTGTCCTATACCGATGTCGAAGCACAACAAACATTTACTAACCAACATGAAATTTTCTTCAACATACACCTCTTTAGTTTAGGGGTTAGCCATACAATCAATGCTTGGCATTTTCAGGCTGAAACCCTGCTGTCTAATGAGCTCTATTCAAACTGGTATGCAGGAGTCGATTACCGCCTCTCAAAGTGGACACCCTATATCCAATACGGACAGTCCCGAAAATCCAAAATGAGCAACAGCTATCTATTCGGTGTTAGGTATGATTTCACGCCTCAAATTAATACATCTCTAGAATGTCAAAGGATAGAGGGTCAAAAAAACGTGATCAGTGGACAATTCACTCAACCACAAAACTCGAGTGATACGTTTGCTTCTAAGGTCGACCTGATATCCATAGGTTTATCGTTTACTTTTTAA
- a CDS encoding ATP-binding protein: MLLTNISIKSRLLILCLIPTLVIILFSANAVTRIQDRLHSYAVISEKNQTLRHLSAFSKYVYQALNHRMEGQNAALVLDMAQQSLNLAAEVAHTEEHVHHGIRDSNHTLSYIEELNELIPELATVSSDGSLELGRLIYTVLYDLYSDVQSIESHSAELKVHKLDLVLSDLSWLYFWMEQEAWIAQEIKAMGLSYAEYASEYFKISERQQFYLDQFVNLGADSEQVTTLLNVFASRDFQRGSYYKQHMLFSDSQRDKLEGFASAIEQRNVLVEKQLGVFSDKLHEELQISIKRSEHTLLAIAIGGFTLFAGMFFWGTSTLYRINSKLAHILSVMGSMRNSGSVELIPVDGKDEFSKFAHSVNYVIKTQKQYEQELVIAKENAEAANQAKSLFLANMSHEIRTPLNGIIGMTEILSDSHLTSSQKDILSDIDVSSHALLILINDILDLSKIESGNLTLSPSHSDIRESAFEAMNMVSTKALKQQVELIATLSDNIPDSLYIDEFRFKQILMNLLSNAVKFTQDGTVSVTITMLNEGQQAYLDCCVTDTGVGINEEKLEEIFQPFTQEDGSITRRYGGTGLGLAICRQITELMGGRITASSTLGLGSCFRVSIPANSVVESSRDKVKGKALLITNNSRYTSLIESESQRFGLMVTTLENANEGIKLDEQFDLIFYCYHAHHSSRRDLASLRARFNFSEIIGLQHHLFMLPDSEALVSSNLTLPFLGSRFETAVTKALNSIQLNSNHAEPIQNQSLRSNESRCVLIVEDNLMNQKIASFFLSKIGMNYQIASNGAEAVNMFQSGQQYTAILMDCMMPVMDGLTATRNIRAWEIEQGRSRTPIIALTASVLPEEIDSCFAAGMDAYLPKPYKSQQLFDTFERLQVVL; the protein is encoded by the coding sequence ATGCTACTCACTAATATATCTATAAAAAGTCGGTTGCTGATTTTATGCCTTATACCTACATTAGTCATAATTCTGTTTAGCGCCAATGCGGTCACTCGCATTCAGGACAGACTTCACAGCTACGCTGTCATTAGCGAAAAAAACCAAACACTCAGGCATTTGTCTGCATTTTCTAAGTATGTGTATCAAGCGCTTAACCATCGCATGGAAGGACAGAATGCGGCTTTAGTTCTGGATATGGCCCAGCAATCATTGAATTTAGCCGCGGAGGTAGCGCATACCGAAGAGCATGTACATCACGGCATTAGAGATTCTAATCATACATTAAGCTACATTGAGGAGCTTAATGAGCTTATCCCCGAGCTCGCTACAGTCAGTTCCGATGGAAGCTTAGAATTAGGTCGTCTTATCTACACAGTCTTATACGATCTCTATAGTGACGTTCAATCGATAGAGAGTCATAGTGCAGAGCTAAAAGTACATAAACTGGATCTCGTATTAAGTGATTTGAGTTGGTTGTATTTTTGGATGGAACAAGAAGCTTGGATTGCGCAGGAAATCAAAGCTATGGGTCTCTCATATGCGGAATACGCCAGTGAGTACTTTAAGATCAGTGAAAGGCAGCAGTTCTACCTAGACCAATTTGTCAATTTAGGAGCGGATTCTGAGCAAGTCACTACGTTACTGAATGTTTTTGCTAGTCGAGATTTTCAACGCGGGAGCTACTACAAGCAACACATGCTGTTTAGTGACAGTCAGCGAGATAAATTAGAAGGCTTTGCCTCTGCTATTGAGCAACGTAATGTTCTAGTAGAAAAACAGCTAGGTGTGTTTTCAGACAAACTTCATGAAGAACTTCAAATAAGTATTAAGAGAAGTGAACATACATTATTGGCGATAGCCATCGGGGGATTCACGCTCTTTGCGGGAATGTTTTTTTGGGGGACCAGTACCTTATACAGAATCAATTCTAAATTGGCGCACATACTTTCTGTGATGGGGAGTATGCGAAATAGTGGCAGTGTAGAACTGATCCCCGTAGATGGTAAAGATGAATTTTCTAAGTTTGCTCACAGTGTGAATTACGTGATTAAGACGCAAAAACAGTATGAGCAAGAGCTCGTCATTGCGAAAGAAAATGCAGAAGCGGCGAATCAAGCAAAAAGCTTATTCTTAGCTAATATGTCTCATGAAATCCGCACGCCCTTAAACGGTATCATAGGTATGACGGAGATCTTGTCCGACAGCCATCTAACTTCTTCGCAAAAAGATATTCTTAGCGATATCGATGTGTCTTCACATGCACTGCTTATTCTGATCAACGATATTCTCGATTTATCGAAGATTGAATCTGGAAATCTAACCCTATCGCCAAGTCATTCTGATATTCGTGAATCCGCTTTTGAAGCAATGAATATGGTCAGCACTAAAGCACTTAAACAGCAGGTAGAACTCATAGCAACGCTTTCTGACAATATTCCAGATAGTTTGTATATTGATGAGTTTCGATTTAAACAAATTTTGATGAATTTACTCAGCAATGCGGTGAAATTTACTCAAGATGGCACAGTCTCGGTCACGATCACCATGCTCAATGAAGGACAACAAGCATATTTAGATTGCTGTGTCACGGATACCGGCGTGGGCATTAATGAAGAAAAACTGGAGGAGATTTTCCAGCCATTTACTCAGGAAGATGGCAGTATTACTCGAAGATATGGTGGGACTGGGTTAGGACTAGCAATTTGTCGTCAGATTACAGAATTGATGGGAGGACGTATCACGGCCAGCTCTACTCTGGGGTTAGGAAGTTGTTTTCGCGTTTCTATTCCTGCGAACTCTGTCGTTGAGTCAAGCAGGGACAAAGTCAAAGGCAAAGCGTTGCTTATCACCAATAACAGTCGATACACCTCGTTGATCGAGAGCGAATCACAACGCTTTGGTTTGATGGTAACGACTTTAGAAAATGCCAATGAAGGTATAAAGCTAGATGAGCAATTCGATTTGATTTTTTATTGTTATCATGCGCATCACAGTTCGCGTAGAGATCTGGCCTCACTTAGAGCACGATTTAATTTCTCGGAAATCATTGGTTTACAGCACCATCTGTTTATGCTGCCAGATTCTGAAGCACTGGTATCATCTAATTTGACGCTTCCCTTCCTCGGCAGCAGATTTGAAACTGCGGTTACGAAAGCTCTCAACTCTATTCAACTGAATAGCAATCATGCTGAACCAATACAAAATCAATCGCTTCGCTCAAATGAAAGCCGTTGTGTGTTGATCGTAGAAGATAATTTGATGAACCAAAAAATAGCGAGTTTCTTCCTCAGCAAGATTGGAATGAACTACCAGATTGCCAGTAATGGTGCAGAGGCAGTCAATATGTTTCAGTCTGGGCAGCAGTACACCGCAATATTGATGGATTGCATGATGCCAGTTATGGATGGACTGACAGCAACACGGAATATTCGTGCGTGGGAGATAGAGCAGGGAAGAAGCAGAACACCGATCATTGCTTTAACGGCCAGTGTCCTACCTGAAGAAATAGATAGCTGCTTTGCCGCCGGGATGGATGCTTACTTACCTAAACCTTATAAGTCTCAGCAGCTATTCGATACGTTTGAACGACTACAGGTTGTCCTTTAA